GTTTTATCCCGGTCCATTGGCACATATGATAACAAGCCAGGATACGTTAGCGGCTTACTTTCTTAAAAGAACTGATAACCGGCAATTGGAAGGAGTTTTTGATGCGCCTACCATTGCGATCGTCACCTTAGAATTACTACACCGGTTAGGATGTAATCCGATTATTTTAGCTGGGCAAAACTTGGCCTATAAAGGAGATCAATTTTATTCAAAAGGAATTGGCTATGAGTATCGGCCAGCCGGATTAACGGTAGAAGAAGTGGCGAGTGCAAAAAAGATAAAAGATGTATATGGCAACACCATTCTTACCAGTCCTGGTTTCGATCGCATGAGGATTCAAATGGAATATGTGATTAAACAGTTTGGAATTAACAATGTTTATAATACAACAAAAGGCGGAGCACACATCGAAGGTACAACCTTTATTCAAATAGAGGAACTAGTAAAAAAGTTGCAGGATAAAAAGGTAAATCCGGGATGGTTTAAGCAGGAGAGCAAATACAGCACTGAATTTATGATAAATAGGCTTCGGCATTTAGTCCTGCAAAAGGATCTTTTAAAAAGTATTCTAGATTCCATGCTGAGATTGTTGAAAGATTTAAAGAGCCCCCAAATCTTGTCTTCATCAAGTAAGTTGGATAAAAAGATGGCTGAATTTGAAGGTATGATGAAAGTGTTGGAATCAAATGCTTTTTACCAGACCATTATTCAACCGATGAACCGTTTGCAAAAAAATTTGCTTGTTCGGGCATTAGAAGCCAAAGCAGTTCGCCTTGAAAAGAATAAGGTGTCAAGGGCCAAAAGAATCTCGGAACTTTCAAGAGCATATTTTGAAGGCTGCTTAGGAGATTTAGATATAGTAACTCCCATCTTTAATGAGGTCGCAGATAAACTATTAACTCAACATGGAGCGGCGGTATAATGTACCAGAATAAAAAGATATTGATAACCGGCGGTACGGGGACGATAGGATATCAATAAGAGACTTTTTCAAGGTAAGTTATAAATTGCGATTCTTACAGTGATGTAAGGGATAATCCTTGATTAAAAACGAGCAATGGAGAACAGTGATTACGCAATGAAACATGTGCCAGCATGTGAATATAAGGTGGTAAGATTAATTTGATTTAATTTTTAATCTAACATGCGAAGAGGTGATTCCAATTAAAGCGGTAATATTGGCGGGAGGTTTAGGTACAAGAATAAGTGAAGAAACCTCGATTCGTCCGAAGCCGATGGTTGAAATAGGTGGCAAACCGATTCTATGGCATATTTTAAAGATATATTCTTATTATGGTATTAATGATTTTATTATATGTTTAGGCTATAAAGGTTATATGATAAAGGAATACTTTGCAAATTATTTTATGCATATGTCTGATATTACATTTGACATGAAGAATAATACAATGGAAGTCCATCAAAATAATTCGGAGCCTTGGAAAGTTACATTGGTAGATACCGGAGACCAAACAATGACAGGTGGAAGATTAAAAAGAGTTAAAGATTTCGTTGGAAATAAAACATTTTGCTTTACTTACGGAGATGGATTGTCGAATGTGAACATACAAACGTTAATTGAGTTTCATAAAAAGCAAGCTACATATGCAACGTTAACTGCAGTCCAGCCGCCAGGCAGATTTGGTGCACTTGATTTTAATGAGAATAAAATTACTAGCTTCCAGGAAAAACCCAGGGGCGATGGAGCATGGATAAACGGTGGGTATTTTGTTCTAGAACCAACAGTTTTTGATTATATTTCTGGAGATTTTACTATATGGGAACACGAACCCTTAGAAAAATTATCTAGAGAAGGCCAGCTTTCGGCCTATAGACATAATGGCTTCTGGCAACCGATGGATACTCTTAGAGATAAAATAAAGTTAGAGGAGCTTTGGAATGAGAATAAAGCTCCCTGGAAATTTTGGGAATAGAGAGGTTGTTATGATCGATAAAGCTTTTTGGAAAGATAGGAAAGTATTCCTTACTGGTCATACCGGTTTTAAAGGGTCATGGCTATCAATTATGTTACATTCATTAGGTGCAAAAATTCTAGGATACGCTCAAGAACCTATAACGCAACCAAACATGTTTAATATATGTTCTTTACCAAAAGTAATACCTACAATATATGGCGATATTATGGATTATCAAAAGATTGAAAAAAGCATAATTGACTTTGAGCCTGAGATAGTTTTTCATCTGGCAGCTCAGCCATTAGTAAGGCAATCATATTTAAAGCCTGTGGAGACCTATGCTGTAAATATCATGGGTACAATTAATTTGCTAGACGCATTAACAAAAATAACCAGTATTAAATCTATTGTTAACATAACTTCAGATAAGGTTTACGAAAATAAAGAATGGGTATGGGGATATAGGGAATCAGATACTCTAGGAGGATATGATCCGTACTCGACTAGTAAAGCTTGTTCGGAGTTAATAACCGCTTCCTATAGAAAGTCATTTTTCGCAGAGAATAAAGTTGGTGTTGCAACTGCAAGAGCCGGCAATGTGATTGGAGGGGGAGATTGGTCTGTGGGAAGAATCGTACCAGATTGTATAAATGCCCTTTCCAAAAACGAAGATATAATAATAAGAAATCCTAAATCTATAAGACCATGGCAACATGTCATTGAACCATTGTTTGGATATATAATTCTTGCAGAAAGGCTATATATCAATGAACAAAAGTACTCCGGGTCATGGAATTTTGGACCGAGAAATTGCGATGTAGTAACTGTAGATCAATTGGTCGAAAAACTAATCCAACATTGGGGTTATGGTGAATATCAAATTGACTCGGATAATTTTATGCATGAGGCAACTATTTTGAGACTAGATTGTTCCAAGTCGTTTTATCAACTAGGCTGGAGTCCGTTATGGGATATCAATAAATCTATTAGTAAAGTGGTTCAGTGGTCCAAAGCATATTTAGAAAACAAGGATGATATGTTTCAATTTACATTAGATCAAATACAAGATTATTATATTGATTCCAACATAGGAGTTGAAATGAGTGACAACATTAAAGATAAAAAAAAGAAGTAAGTGCAGAATATGTGAAAGTGGCAATTTAGAAAAATGGATTCATTTGCCCGACATGCCGCTGACCGACGATTTAAGAGTTGGTGTTGATAGTCCATCATTTTTATATGATATTGATATTTATGTTTGTTTGGAGTGTGGTATAAGTCAAACTATTCATGACATAGACTACAGCCTCTATTATAAAGATTATGCGTACAGTATTACAAATTCTCAATTCGCCATTTCCTTCATGAATGAATTAGCTGAGAAAACATTTCAAAAATTTGAATTAAAAAAGGGAACAAGGGTATTAGAAATAGGATCAAGCGATGGAAGTCAGTTGCTTTCTTTCAGAAAAATGGGAGCAGATGTCTTTGGTATTGAACCTTCTGAAATTCTAACTAAAGTTAGTAGAGAAAGGGGGATTGAAGTATATACAGGATTGTTTGATACCGATGTGATTGGCAAAATTCCGGAATCTTTTCGAAACACTGATGTAATATTGTTAACTTATACTTTCGATCATATTCCTGACCCAGTAAACTTTTTGTCTACCGTGAAGAAAATATTAAATCCTCAAAAAGGACTTCTAATTGTTGAAGTTCATGATTTGGCTCAAATTATAAATAAATGTGAGTATTGTTTATTTGAGCATGAGCATTCTATTTATTTATCTTTAAAAACTATGAATGATTTGTTAAATAAGTCAGGTTTTAAAATAATTACCGATAATCTTGTTCCAATTCATAAGAGAAGAGGGAACTCGATGCTTGTTGTGGCGGCAGATAATAATTCTGAATTAGTATCAGAGTTGAATGAGTTTCCAACGTTTCCTGATAAGGAAGATCTATCCAAATTCAATGAAAAATTGAAAAGAGGAATTAATAGAATAGAATCTTTTATTGACACGGAAATAAACGAGAATCGAAAAATAGCTGGTTATGGTGCAGGAGGTAGAGGAGTTATGACGTTAGCATCATTAAGAAATGCTTCTCAGCTAGAATACTTATGTGATCAAAATCAAAGCTTCCATGGAAAATTTCTTCCCAAGTCAAAAGTGCCAGTTAAATCGATAGAAGAATTGATTGATAATCCAGTTGATACTCTCTTAGTTTTTAGTTACGGATATATGGACGAAATTACCAAATCCATTAAATCATTACCCAATGCACCTCAAAAAATTGTTTCACTCATAGAAGTATTATGAAACAAAGAGCAGTAATTGTAACTGGCGGATCAGGCTTTATTGGTTCATACTTGGTAAAGCAATTAATACATAAAGAATATACGGTTGTTGTAATAACACGCAACCAGAGTAATTTAGGACGATTACCGGATACTCCTTATCTACACATAGTTAGGGGATCACTAGGCTCTATAAAAGAATGTTATGAAGAACTTCTATCTCTCGGGTTGGACTATAGGGCTTTTTTTCATTTAGCATGGAATGGAGTCAGTAATAATAAAAGAAATGATCTTGAGCAAATGAGTAATATACAATTTAGCCTTGAAACACTTTATCTCGCGAAAAAATTACAGTGCAGAAAATGGATAGGTACTGGATCGCAAGCTGAATATGGCCCTTTAAACAAAAAAATTAGCGAGACAGACTATACCAGACCAACAACTTTGTATGGTATAGCCAAACTCGCGACAGGAACTTCTTCTTTATTATTGGCTTCTGAATTGAATTTAGAAGTAGTATGGGTAAGAGTTTTTAGTACTTATGGGCCTTTAGATAATAGCGGTTGGTTACTTACCGATGTGATTCGCAAACTCCTGAGGAATGAAGTGCCGGAATTAACTTTGGGTGAACAACTTTGGGATTATCTTTATGTCGAAGATGCGGCTGATGCACTGATTCAACTCTTGGAGTCAAAAGCTTCAGGGATATATAATCTTGGTTCTGGTGAAAGTTATACAATTAGATATGTTGTAGAACTTATACGAGATATGATTAATCCACAGCTTGCCCTGGGTTTTGGAACAATTCCATATCGTCATGATCAAGTGATGCATTTAGAAGCTGACATTCAAAAAATTAAAAAAGATACAAAATGGAAACCTAACATAAAATTAGAAGACGGACTAAACAGAATGATTGACTATATGAAGCAACTTAATTGGAGATGATTCGTTTTTGATCTGTAGAGTATGTGGAAGCGAGACAAGTATATGTCTAACGGTCGCTGATAACGCACAACAAGTATCAAGACTTTATAATGAACCGTATAATAAAAAGGGCATTTCACTAGATTTGTATAGATGTAATAAGTGTAATCATTATCAAATTGAAGATGTCAATGAATCAGATTATTATGATGACTATCTTATGACTGCTAGCTATTCGGAGAAGATGCAAAGCCATCAAAAAAGCCAAGTTAATGAGTTATTTTATTTAAGCAATAAATCAAATAACTTTTTGGAAATTGGTTGTGGCGATGGTAATTTTCTTATTCTTGCAAAGGAAGTTTTTACAGAAGTAATTGGAATTGAGCCATCAAAAGCGTTCTATCTTGAATGTTGTAAAAAAGGTCTTAACGTAATAAACGAGTATTTAACAAAAGATATAAAGTTAAATGTCAAGTTTAGTGTTTTTGCTTCAAGACAGGTCTTTGAACACTTATCTAATCCTTTTGAAACATTAGATGCAATATTCCCATTATTAAACGAGGGAGCAGTTGGTTTAATAGAAGTGCCAAATGCACAAAAAATGTTGGCAGAAAATCGATATTTTGATTTGTTTTCAGATCACTTAAATTACTTTACTCCACAAAGTTTATGCGCTTTGGCAGAAAAATGCAACTTTAATGTAATTAAAATCCAAGAGAGTTTTGGTGGTGATTATTTAGAGATATATCTAAGAAAAAAAACAACAATACAATCTCTAAATGATAAAAAAATAAAAGACCTTCAATTTATTAAAACAAAGTCCAGAGAATATCGCAAAGTCTCAGCTTGGGGAGCTGGAGCCAAGGCCCAATCTATTTTAACAGCCATCGGATTGGATTTGGAGTTAAAATACATTTTCGATTCCGATCCCCATAAACATAATAAATATATATGTAATAGTTCTGCTCTAATTGTCCCGCCTTCAATTGAAAAAATTTGTTCAAATGATTTAATAATACTATTTGCAGTATCCTATCAAGATGAAATCATAAGTTTACTAAAAAATAACTATAATTTCCAGGGGTATGTTATGTCTTTGGAAGGTGAACCATGTATATTAAAAATATAAGAAAATCAATTCTAAAAATGACTCATTATTCAAAATCATCACATGTAGGAACGTGTTTATCTATTGTTGATATTTTATATGTACTTTATTTTAAAATACTGAATGTAGATCCTAAATTTCCGAATAATGTTACCAGAGATAAATTTATTTTAAGTAAGGGACATGGAAGTGCAGCTTTATATGCAGTGCTAGCAGAGAAAGGCTTTTTTTCTAAAGATGTTTTAAAACAATATTACATTAATGGCGGGGTTCTACCAGGGCACTTGGATATGACTGCAGTTCCTGGTATTGAATTATCGACAGGTTCATTGGGTCATGGTCTATCGGTTGGTGTAGGAATGGCGATCAGTAATTTGGTTGATAGAAATCCAGGCAATATCTATGTGTTGTTAGGTGATGGTGAGTGCAATGAAGGTAGTGTGTGGGAAGCAATTATGTTTGCTTCTCACCATAAGCTCAGCAATATTACAGCAATTGTAGATCACAATAATTTACAGGGATTTGGAAGAACAGAGGATATTATTAACCAGAAAAATTTAGCTGAGAGATGGCGATCTTTTGAATGGGAAGTATTCGAAGTAGATGGTCATTCCCTA
The window above is part of the Paenibacillus hamazuiensis genome. Proteins encoded here:
- the rfbF gene encoding glucose-1-phosphate cytidylyltransferase, which encodes MKAVILAGGLGTRISEETSIRPKPMVEIGGKPILWHILKIYSYYGINDFIICLGYKGYMIKEYFANYFMHMSDITFDMKNNTMEVHQNNSEPWKVTLVDTGDQTMTGGRLKRVKDFVGNKTFCFTYGDGLSNVNIQTLIEFHKKQATYATLTAVQPPGRFGALDFNENKITSFQEKPRGDGAWINGGYFVLEPTVFDYISGDFTIWEHEPLEKLSREGQLSAYRHNGFWQPMDTLRDKIKLEELWNENKAPWKFWE
- the rfbG gene encoding CDP-glucose 4,6-dehydratase, producing MRIKLPGNFGNREVVMIDKAFWKDRKVFLTGHTGFKGSWLSIMLHSLGAKILGYAQEPITQPNMFNICSLPKVIPTIYGDIMDYQKIEKSIIDFEPEIVFHLAAQPLVRQSYLKPVETYAVNIMGTINLLDALTKITSIKSIVNITSDKVYENKEWVWGYRESDTLGGYDPYSTSKACSELITASYRKSFFAENKVGVATARAGNVIGGGDWSVGRIVPDCINALSKNEDIIIRNPKSIRPWQHVIEPLFGYIILAERLYINEQKYSGSWNFGPRNCDVVTVDQLVEKLIQHWGYGEYQIDSDNFMHEATILRLDCSKSFYQLGWSPLWDINKSISKVVQWSKAYLENKDDMFQFTLDQIQDYYIDSNIGVEMSDNIKDKKKK
- a CDS encoding class I SAM-dependent methyltransferase, translating into MTTLKIKKRSKCRICESGNLEKWIHLPDMPLTDDLRVGVDSPSFLYDIDIYVCLECGISQTIHDIDYSLYYKDYAYSITNSQFAISFMNELAEKTFQKFELKKGTRVLEIGSSDGSQLLSFRKMGADVFGIEPSEILTKVSRERGIEVYTGLFDTDVIGKIPESFRNTDVILLTYTFDHIPDPVNFLSTVKKILNPQKGLLIVEVHDLAQIINKCEYCLFEHEHSIYLSLKTMNDLLNKSGFKIITDNLVPIHKRRGNSMLVVAADNNSELVSELNEFPTFPDKEDLSKFNEKLKRGINRIESFIDTEINENRKIAGYGAGGRGVMTLASLRNASQLEYLCDQNQSFHGKFLPKSKVPVKSIEELIDNPVDTLLVFSYGYMDEITKSIKSLPNAPQKIVSLIEVL
- a CDS encoding NAD-dependent epimerase/dehydratase family protein, giving the protein MKQRAVIVTGGSGFIGSYLVKQLIHKEYTVVVITRNQSNLGRLPDTPYLHIVRGSLGSIKECYEELLSLGLDYRAFFHLAWNGVSNNKRNDLEQMSNIQFSLETLYLAKKLQCRKWIGTGSQAEYGPLNKKISETDYTRPTTLYGIAKLATGTSSLLLASELNLEVVWVRVFSTYGPLDNSGWLLTDVIRKLLRNEVPELTLGEQLWDYLYVEDAADALIQLLESKASGIYNLGSGESYTIRYVVELIRDMINPQLALGFGTIPYRHDQVMHLEADIQKIKKDTKWKPNIKLEDGLNRMIDYMKQLNWR
- a CDS encoding class I SAM-dependent methyltransferase yields the protein MTASYSEKMQSHQKSQVNELFYLSNKSNNFLEIGCGDGNFLILAKEVFTEVIGIEPSKAFYLECCKKGLNVINEYLTKDIKLNVKFSVFASRQVFEHLSNPFETLDAIFPLLNEGAVGLIEVPNAQKMLAENRYFDLFSDHLNYFTPQSLCALAEKCNFNVIKIQESFGGDYLEIYLRKKTTIQSLNDKKIKDLQFIKTKSREYRKVSAWGAGAKAQSILTAIGLDLELKYIFDSDPHKHNKYICNSSALIVPPSIEKICSNDLIILFAVSYQDEIISLLKNNYNFQGYVMSLEGEPCILKI
- a CDS encoding transketolase, which translates into the protein MYIKNIRKSILKMTHYSKSSHVGTCLSIVDILYVLYFKILNVDPKFPNNVTRDKFILSKGHGSAALYAVLAEKGFFSKDVLKQYYINGGVLPGHLDMTAVPGIELSTGSLGHGLSVGVGMAISNLVDRNPGNIYVLLGDGECNEGSVWEAIMFASHHKLSNITAIVDHNNLQGFGRTEDIINQKNLAERWRSFEWEVFEVDGHSLIDLEKTFKIISNKPKVIIAHTIKGKGISFMENKLEWHYKSPNDEELNLALSELDKTYENYFY